The genomic DNA ATGTTGGAGGCTAAAATATAGTTCAACACCACAAACTTATGCACCTCCTTGCTGTAGCGCTGGGTGCGGCGGGGCTCGGAAACCATGCGCTGGAAGGCGCCGCCGAGGTTGGCCGCACTCACATATACCTCTTTGCGGGCCAGTTTATAGTCTGTTACGGTTACCTTTTCCCCGGCCAGGCTTTCGGCCAGTGTCAGCAGGTAATTCATATTCGCTTTCAGCATGGCTTGCACATAATCCTTGATTGTGTCTGCTTCCCAACTTGGAAAGATCAGATAGCTGGCAGCCAGCGCAATGGCTGACCCGATCAGGGTATCGACTACGCGCTCCTCTACCAGGGCCACGTGGCCGATGCCCAGAAAACTGAACAGGATAAGGATATAAGGCGTCATGAAAATAACGCTGATAATGTAATTAATGCGCATAAAGCTGTACGTGCCTACCATCAGGAGCAGCAGCAGCACAAACTGCACGGTTTTATCCGGAATAAAGGCCAGGATCAGAATACCGACGAAGCCTCCCACCAGCGTACCCACAATGCGCTGGTAATTGCGTTGCTTGGTGAGGCTGTAGCCTGGTTTCAGGATGACGATGATGGTGAGCAACACCCAATAGCTGTGGTGGCCATAGGCGATAAATTTGGTCACGATAAAGCCAAAGAGGCAAACAAGCGCCACCCGAACGGCATGCTTGAACACTGTGGAGCTAAACGTGAGGTTATCCCGGAATTTGCCCGGGTCAAACTTTTCGTGTGAGACAAAGCGCGTATACTCCACGTGGTTACTTCGGCGGGTCTGCGTGGCTGCATCCGGACTAAAATAGGCCTGGATGTCATGCAGGCGCTGCGTCAGGCTGCGGAGGTTTACCAATATTTTTTTGAGCACCAGCACGCTTCCCTCCTGCTCCTTTTCCTCCAGTTGGTCGATAGTGGTTTTCAGTTGCTCGAGTCCGGCACTCAGGTCCACACTTCTCCGGTAACGCGTATTCGACTGGATCGCTACGCCGGCATTGTCTAACTCGTCGGCCGTCTGCCTGATCAGGCGGGTGATCTGCTCCAGTACCCCGGTTCCCCCGAAACGCTCCCGAACCGAAGTATAATCGTAATGGCTGGCCGTTACCTGCTCATACAAATCCATGACATCAACAAAAGCCATCAGCAGCGTGCGGCTGGTAGTGGTCGATTCTTTGATGAGCTGGCGGCTTTTAAACATCACCTCCCGCACGGCATCTTGTTTCTCGCTCACCACTACCTGCTGGGCCACCTGCTTATTATAGCTTTGCTCCAGATCGGTGTCAGGCTCATAGATCATGGCCCGCAACCGCAGGAATTTGGCCACTTCGTGTATACACTCTCCGAGCGCCTGCTGCGCCTGCCGGTAGGGCCTTATCTGGAAAAACGATAGGCTGAGCACCATATACCAGAAGCCGCCCGCCAGTACAAGGGCGCTATAGCCGGGTACCTCGGCCGGCTCCAGGCGATTGTCCATCATCAGTACCATCACCAGCAGGGCCGCCGTTCCTATGGCCGCGGCCCTGTTGCCATAAACCACGAACATGGAAAAGAAGAAGCTAAGCAGGAGCACCTCCATACCCATCAGGTAAACATTTACGCGGACGTAGCCGGTCAGCAGCGCAGTGGCAAAAATAAACAAGTTGCAGTAGAGCATGCCGTTTCGCTTGTGCACCACCGGCCCCGGCGAGTCGACAATGCTGACGCACAGCGCGCCTAACGAAAGGGTAAGTCCCGTTTCAAAATCCCCTAACCAGGAAAAAAGCAGCGACGGGAGCAGGATACCCAGGGTAATGCGCAATCCGTCTGAAAAATAATGGCTGAAGAAGAAATATTGAATTTCCCGTGCCTTGTTGTTCATTCTGTTTGTTGTATTTGTGCCCGCATGCTGTTGTGCAGCACCCGGGAGATCAGTTAATTTAAGCTGCGGCCGCTGCAAGGGTTCATACCCGTTGCTTTTAGCTATACTTCCTGCGGCCTAAAAAGGACAGCTGCCACCTGCAGCCACGCTTTAGGCTGCAATTTCTACTCTTTTTCTGTAGCAGGGTTAAACTAAAATGAATTAATTGCGATATTAGCCTCAGCGGCAGCTTGCTGAAAAAGCAGTTAGCTGCCGTGCCATTACCTGTAAGCTTACTATAGCGACCCTCAGTAGCTAACAGACAAGGCTTTTATTCGTCTTCCGGCCTTGACTAGTTACCGACGATCCTTAAACGAAAACGCACCCTGACTTATTCCTGCTAGCATTTGCCCTTACGTATGAAAAACCGCTACACATCCCCTCTCCTGCTGCTGCTTGCCTTGAGCACGCTGGCCTGTACGAACAACAACCTCGTGCAGCAACAGTCAGCAGCTTCGCAGCAGCAGAAAGCAGGCGCCATTAAGGTAGAAATCCGCC from Pontibacter liquoris includes the following:
- a CDS encoding FUSC family membrane protein, translated to MNNKAREIQYFFFSHYFSDGLRITLGILLPSLLFSWLGDFETGLTLSLGALCVSIVDSPGPVVHKRNGMLYCNLFIFATALLTGYVRVNVYLMGMEVLLLSFFFSMFVVYGNRAAAIGTAALLVMVLMMDNRLEPAEVPGYSALVLAGGFWYMVLSLSFFQIRPYRQAQQALGECIHEVAKFLRLRAMIYEPDTDLEQSYNKQVAQQVVVSEKQDAVREVMFKSRQLIKESTTTSRTLLMAFVDVMDLYEQVTASHYDYTSVRERFGGTGVLEQITRLIRQTADELDNAGVAIQSNTRYRRSVDLSAGLEQLKTTIDQLEEKEQEGSVLVLKKILVNLRSLTQRLHDIQAYFSPDAATQTRRSNHVEYTRFVSHEKFDPGKFRDNLTFSSTVFKHAVRVALVCLFGFIVTKFIAYGHHSYWVLLTIIVILKPGYSLTKQRNYQRIVGTLVGGFVGILILAFIPDKTVQFVLLLLLMVGTYSFMRINYIISVIFMTPYILILFSFLGIGHVALVEERVVDTLIGSAIALAASYLIFPSWEADTIKDYVQAMLKANMNYLLTLAESLAGEKVTVTDYKLARKEVYVSAANLGGAFQRMVSEPRRTQRYSKEVHKFVVLNYILASNIATLSTAVTEEGNQVTLVNESLKPVRRALATLNDGVRKLDPKATDNVLAKLPVAALQPGNARVQVADAALREQLEFILKLSTDIYKVTDSMAR